A single genomic interval of Panthera tigris isolate Pti1 chromosome E3, P.tigris_Pti1_mat1.1, whole genome shotgun sequence harbors:
- the FZD9 gene encoding frizzled-9: MAVPPLRRALLLWQLLAAGGAALEIGRFDPERGRGPAPCQAVEIPMCRGIGYNLTRMPNLLGHTSQGEAAAELAEFAPLVQYGCHSHLRFFLCSLYAPMCTDQVSTPIPACRPMCEQARLRCAPIMEQFNFGWPDSLDCARLPTRNDPHALCMEAPENATAGPAEPHKGLGMLPVAPRPARPPGDPASGPGGGGTCENPEKFQYVEKSRSCAPRCGPGVEVFWSRRDKDFALVWMAVWSALCFFSTAFTVLTFLLEPHRFQYPERPIIFLSMCYNVYSLAFLIRAVAGAQSVACDQEAGALYVIQEGLENTGCTLVFLLLYYFGMASSLWWVVLTLTWFLAAGKKWGHEAIEAHGSYFHMAAWGLPALKTIIILTLRKVAGDELTGLCYVASMDAAALTGFVLVPLSCYLVLGTSFLLTGFVALFHIRKIMKTGGTNTEKLEKLMVKIGVFSILYTVPATCVIVCYVYERLNMDFWRLRATEQPCLAATMPGGRRDCSLQGGSVPTVAVFMLKIFMSLVVGITSGVWVWSSKTFQTWQSLCHRKMAAGRARAKACRAPGGYGRGTHCHYKAPTVVLHMTKTDPSLENPTHL, translated from the coding sequence ATGGCCGTGCCGCCGCTCCGCCGGGCGCTGCTGCTGTGGCAGCTGCTGGCGGCGGGTGGCGCGGCGCTGGAGATCGGCCGTTTCGATCCGGAGCGCGGGCGAGGGCCGGCGCCCTGCCAGGCGGTGGAGATCCCCATGTGCCGCGGCATCGGCTACAACCTGACCCGCATGCCCAACCTGCTGGGCCACACGTCGCAGGGTGAGGCGGCCGCCGAGCTGGCCGAGTTCGCGCCGCTCGTGCAGTACGGCTGCCACAGCCACCTGCGCTTCTTCCTGTGCTCGCTGTACGCGCCCATGTGCACGGACCAGGTCTCGACGCCCATCCCCGCCTGCCGGCCCATGTGCGAGCAGGCGCGCCTGCGCTGCGCGCCCATCATGGAGCAGTTCAACTTCGGCTGGCCGGACTCGCTGGACTGCGCCCGGCTGCCCACGCGCAACGACCCGCACGCGCTCTGCATGGAGGCGCCCGAGAACGCCACCGCCGGCCCTGCGGAGCCCCACAAGGGCCTGGGCATGCTGCCCGTGGCGCCCCGGCCCGCGAGGCCCCCCGGCGACCCCGCCTCtggcccgggcggcggcggcaccTGCGAGAACCCAGAGAAGTTCCAGTACGTGGAGAAGAGCCGCTCGTGCGCGCCGCGCTGCGGGCCCGGCGTCGAGGTGTTCTGGTCGCGGCGCGACAAGGACTTCGCGCTCGTCTGGATGGCCGTGTGGTCGGCGCTGTGCTTCTTCTCCACGGCCTTCACCGTGCTCACCTTCCTGCTGGAGCCCCACCGCTTCCAGTACCCCGAGCGCCCCATCATCTTCCTGTCCATGTGCTACAACGTCTACTCGCTGGCCTTCCTCATCCGCGCGGTGGCCGGCGCTCAGAGCGTGGCGTGCGACCAGGAGGCAGGAGCACTCTACGTGATCCAGGAGGGGCTGGAGAACACGGGCTGCACGCTCGTCTTCCTGCTGCTCTACTACTTCGGCATGGCCAGCTCGCTGTGGTGGGTGGTGCTGACACTCACCTGGTTCCTGGCAGCGGGCAAGAAGTGGGGCCACGAGGCCATCGAGGCCCATGGCAGCTACTTCCACATGGCGGCCTGGGGCCTGCCGGCCCTCAAGACCATCATTATCCTGACCTTGCGCAAGGTGGCGGGCGACGAGCTGACCGGGCTCTGCTACGTGGCCAGCATGGATGCGGCCGCCCTGACGGGCTTTGTGCTGGTTCCCCTCTCCTGCTACCTGGTGCTGGGCACCAGCTTCCTCCTGACCGGCTTCGTGGCCCTCTTCCACATCCGCAAGATCATGAAGACAGGCGGCACCAACACGGAGAAGCTGGAGAAGCTCATGGTCAAGATTGGGGTCTTCTCCATCCTCTACACGGTGCCTGCCACCTGCGTCATTGTGTGCTATGTCTATGAACGCCTCAACATGGACTTCTGGCGCCTTCGGGCCACAGAGCAGCCCTGCCTGGCAGCCACCATGCCCGGGGGCCGGAGGGACTGCTCACTACAAGGGGGGTCGGTGCCCACCGTGGCTGTCTTTATGCTCAAGATCTTCATGTCGCTGGTGGTGGGCATCACCAGCGGGGTCTGGGTGTGGAGCTCCAAGACTTTCCAGACCTGGCAGAGCCTGTGCCACCGCAAGATGGCAGCTGGCCGGGCCCGGGCAAAGGCCTGCCGGGCTCCCGGGGGCTATGGCCGTGGCACCCATTGCCACTATAAGGCCCCCACCGTGGTCTTGCACATGACTAAGACGGAcccttctctggagaaccccacGCACCTCTAG